A segment of the Candidatus Sumerlaea chitinivorans genome:
CAAATCCCGCTTTTGGGGTTGGTGTGGGGACCGCAAGAACGAGTCGCTCGGCTCTGTTCGCCACCAAGTGAATCAGTCGCACCTTTGCCGGGAACCGCCCGCGTGCCGCCGAACACCAGCGATGCTCAGCTATTTTCACATTGCGGACTTGTGGTCCTGCGAGGCCCGAAAACTCGTGTGCTCGCAGATTTTGGTCCGCATGGAATGCCACCGATCTATGCCCATGCTCATGCTGATGCCCTCTCGGTAACGTTGGACATAGCTGGATACCCTGTCCTTGTAGATCCGGGAACGTATTGCTATCACGGGGAGCGTGTGTGGCGTGATTGGTTTCGTTCTACCGCCGCCCATAACACGGTGGAAATTGGGCAGCAAAATCAGTCGCAAATGCTTGGCCCATTCTTGTGGGGACGCGTCGCACGCACACGGATAATAGAAAACGACTTGGCGCCCCACCAAAAGATATGTGCTGAACATGACGGTTACGCGCCACTCGTTCACCGCCGGTGCATCCGCCGTTTGTCGAACAAAGAGGCTCAAAGCTTGCTCCGAGAAAACGTAGCGTCGGACATTGATATAGAAGAAGCTGACGCCTTCTGGGTGCACGACACGGTGGCTCCACTTGCAAATGCGCGTACGTCCGAAGCCGAGTTGCTCAACTTAGCTCGCGATACTATTTTGTGGTGGCACTTCGCTCCCGGGCACCTCCACCTCACGTCCAATGGAGTTCATTGGAGACGTGGGTCACGAGAGCTGACTCTGATATGGTCCGCAAGTGAGCCCGTCATCGCAGAGATTCATGAAGGTGAGCTCTCGCCACCGCAAGGGTGGGTAAGCCCGTGCTTTTCCGTGAAGTATCCAGCACCAGCGTTGGAGCTTCGGATCGCAGTGCCCCAAAGACTTCCGATCGAATTCTCGAGCCTAATTTTCGCCCGGTACCGTGCTGCCTCTCAGTAGAAGCAACAAGGCATTGCTCCGCATCTTTACGGCTGCTCCGTGAGAGCGGCTGAAAAACGTCTCCGATGTTCCCCGATGAGCTGTTGCTCCCGCTATTGCATCGAAGTGCTTCAGAGAAGTAGCGAACTGCCTCTTCCGAAGTGCCGTGACGAGCCGAAAATCGGAGCCTTCCAACGTCACTTTTTCTCAGGTTCAGGCAGAACAACCCGAATGCATAGCTCGCGAAGCTGCTCCTCTTCCACCGGGCTCGGCGCATTGACCATGAGGTCGGCCCCGCTCTGCGTCTTGGGGAATGGAATCACCTCACGGATGGATTTTTCGCCCAAGAGCAACATTAGCATGCGTGCGACGCCGAAGGCGAGTCCGCCGTGAGGTGGTGCGCCATAGCTGAGGGCGTCCAGTAGGAACCCGAACTTCCGCTCGGCCGTTTCGTCGTCGATCCCGATTGCGCGGAAGACTTTGTTCTGCACGTCGCGGCGGTGGATACGGATGGATCCGCCGCCCAGCTCTTCGCCGTTTACCGCAAGGTCGTAGGCAAGGGCCCGGACTTTTCGGAGCGGGTGATCGTCGGGGTGCACGCCTTGCCACTTTTGCGGATCTGCGTTGTACTCATCGAGGTAGCAAATGTCCTCTTCCACTGGAGCCGTGAACGGATGGTGCGACGGCGTAAATACCTTCTCTCGCTCCGAATACTCGAACAACGGGAAGTCCGTGATCCATGCGAACGAGAACGTGCCCTCTGGAATGAGCCCAAGATCGTTCGCAATTTTCAAGCGGAGCTGCCCGAGGGAGTCGCACACAACCTTCTCGCTGGCTGCGACAATGAAAATAATGTCGCCCACCTCCGCGCTCATGCGCTGCTTTAGGCCTTCCACCTGAGTCGGTGACAGGAATTTGGTGAGGGGCGATTGGAGTTCGTTCTCCAACACCTTAAACCACGCCAGGCCCTTGGCGCCGTAGGTAGCCACAAATGCGGTGTAGTCATCCAGCTGTTTGCGCGAGAAGTTGGCGCCGCCGGGAACCCGCAAACCGCGGATTCGACCCCGTGCGGCGAGCGCGGAGGCAAACACTTTCACATCCGTGCCAGCGAAGAAGTCAGTGAGCTCGGTAATGGGCAGGTCGAACCGCAGGTCGGGCTTGTCGCTCCCGTATTTGAGCATCGCCTCG
Coding sequences within it:
- a CDS encoding Aspartyl-tRNA synthetase gives rise to the protein MPLANQPRTCYCGEVRPSHIGQKIVLKGWVHRRRDHGGVLFVDLRDREGLCQIVFDPQHISAERFEAAGALRDEYVIAVEGLVRRRPEGTENPNLATGEVELLVDEFEVLNTCRPLPFKLDEYTAVNEDVRLRYRFLDLRRPEMQRNFLMSHRLYQEVRNYFSENGFIEFTTPILTKSTPEGARDFLVPSRLNPGCFYALPQSPQLFKQLLMVAGYDRYFQIAPCFRDEDLRANRQPEFMQIDIEMSFVTPEDIFHYMEGMVCRVWKACLGMELPRPFRRIPYDEAMLKYGSDKPDLRFDLPITELTDFFAGTDVKVFASALAARGRIRGLRVPGGANFSRKQLDDYTAFVATYGAKGLAWFKVLENELQSPLTKFLSPTQVEGLKQRMSAEVGDIIFIVAASEKVVCDSLGQLRLKIANDLGLIPEGTFSFAWITDFPLFEYSEREKVFTPSHHPFTAPVEEDICYLDEYNADPQKWQGVHPDDHPLRKVRALAYDLAVNGEELGGGSIRIHRRDVQNKVFRAIGIDDETAERKFGFLLDALSYGAPPHGGLAFGVARMLMLLLGEKSIREVIPFPKTQSGADLMVNAPSPVEEEQLRELCIRVVLPEPEKK